The genomic stretch GAAATGACAGGTATTAAGCAAAAAAGTCGTAATGTGTATGGAGAGGGACAGTCAATTTTGTTCAGTACAATTTTTCTGCAAAATGAAATTGGCTATACAACGTTCCACGTTATGAGCGGGATAGAAAAAATTATAGCGTTTACGCTAGAAATATTCCCTATCAAAATGGACTATAAAAGTGATTACCTTTCTATGGTTAAATCCATTAATCAATCAACGTATGGGATGGCTTACAAATTGATTGGCAATACGTATTTAGAAGGTTCTTTGGATTTGACAGTTAAAGAAGGAAATTGGCTGGAATTTTATCATGTTTTATCTCATCACTTTCAACCTTTTATGAAATATATTAACCAAATAGAAAAGCAGCCAACACGCACGATTTTAAAGGAGAAAGAGTTTATGAGAGGAGACCAGCTCAAAAAGCCAGATAGCTTATCAATAGGATACTTGCGTAAACACCCTAATTATTTCGTACCTGCTAAAAGAGGTATCCGTTTAAAACGGAATAAATATGTAATACCGAACAAAGCCATTGGCACAAGTAGAAGCGACACGGTAGATACGCTTGAAAATCAAACGATGAAATGGATGTTAATGACTGTTGAGAATAAGCTAGAACAGCTTTTTTTACACGTTATGAATCGAAAGGAAGAGTATCATGGTTCCATGGTGAAACGGAATATGATAGAAGAAATTAATCGCATGCAGCAAGCTGTAAAAACAGTTCACTCCAACTTTTTTTGGAAACAGATAAGTACTAAATCAGTCTATTCAATAGATCGTCGTATTCGCCAAATTCCTGTCTATAAAGAAGTATGTAAGTACTATATGATGTTAATGCGAGGAATTACATTGAATGGAGAATTTTATACGCTATCTCTGAAAAATACGGCGTGGTTATATGAATATTGGGTTTATTTACGAATACGTGATCTACTTCAGACGCATGCGACCTTAATAACACATAACAGCATAAAAATGATAGAAAATGGGCTGTTTATGAATACTGGAGCATCACACCATGCATTTGTTTCAAACAGCGGGAAGCGTATTTATCTTTTTTATCAAAAAGAATTCAGATCAAAGTACACCACTACTCAAAGGCCGGATTTAGTATTGGCGTTTGAACAAAGCAATGGAAAATACGAGAACTATGTTTTTGATGCCAAGTATCGGGTACAGCGCAAAAATCACAAACTTATTCCTAAGGAAGAAGATCTAAATACGATGCATCGATATCGCGATGCTATTTTAAATAGTGAAAATGAGCGTATTATTCAAAAGGCGATTGTATTGTTCCCGAGCAATGATAAATCTTCTGCAGACCTCTTTCTTCAAAGTGTTGAAAAAGTAGGGGTAGGAGCGCTTCCTTTCTTACCGACCAATGAAAACATAGTAAAAGACTTTATCTTAGGTCTTTTGACCAAATTTAACTAGCATATGCTTTAAAAGAAACGTAAGGCTGCACCGTTTTCTCAACCAATCTATATACTGAAAATAAGTTCAATTGAACTCCTTTAAAAAATAGAAAATGGAGGGGAACAATGATGGTAGAACAATCAATATTTCAGCAATTAGTAAATGCTTCTGCTCATGATCGCTACACGTATTTTATCGAGCAAGTAATTAAATGCAAACGAGTTTGGATTGTTCTTGATGAACATAATCAGGTAAAGATGACTGGAAATGATGATAACAAGCGGTTAGTACCCGTATGGCCTTGCAAAGAATATGCACAGTGCTGCTTACAGCATGCACCATCTGGTTGCAGAGTCATTGCTATTTCTCTTGATACATTTATGAATGAACTCTTACTAGGTATGAAGAAAAAGGGCATGTTATCCTCTGTATTTTGGAATGGGTTAGATACCATTATTATCGGTGTTGATCAGCTATTGTTCGACTTAGAGTGGGAAATTGGAAAGACAGAGATTATTCATTAACCCTTTTAGGTTTTAGCGATTTTTATAGTTAGATATAGGACCTTTAGATTGTTTTGGATTTAAATTTTTCAGCTTATTTTTGAGATAATCCTGTAGAATTTTTCGCTTTTTCTTTCGCTGTTTGTCGCGGTTTTTCATAAGTAATCACCACCTTCCTTTACTTTTATTATACGTAATAATTAGTATTGGTCACTAGTCAAAATAAAAAAATAACCGAAAAGCGTCTGCTTTTCGGTTATTTTTTTTGAGGATCATGAATATCTGAATCATGTTCTTCTGCAAATTCGGTACTATATGCAAATCCTTTTCGAAACTCTGTTCTTTTTACAGCACGCGTTCGATTTTGGAAGAAATGCGCTAGTGAGTAGCGGTGTACAAGCACTTCAACACCAGTAATAATCGTTGCTGATAAAATGCTTCCCCATGCTATTTGCATATAGTTATTCAATAAAATTGTCCCGAACACCCATACGCTCATGTAGGTTAAGATGAAATCAAAAGCAGTAGCTGCTTTATTACCTAAAGCAGGAAGAATAATGCGATCACCTAATATGTAAGATGCAGCGGTTACAAAAGCGCTAAACGATAAAATGTCAACAAACGTTGCATCGAAAAATAAGTCTAGTCCAATGGCGAATGCAATTATACATGAAATGAATTTTACGACGATAATGGAAATGTGCTTCATGTGTTTTATAAACCTACCTTTTCTTCTTAGTATGGACGAAGAATTATTTTTTATACAAAATCAAATTTTATGTAATATTTCTGTGACAAATTTAGATATTAGTTGTAATTTCTTGTTGGATTTTCTAAAATGTAAAAAGATAGAGTCGCATCATATGTATATACGACAACGATGAATCTGACAGGAGGAGCAGATTGTGAAGAAGATTT from Bacillus sp. 1780r2a1 encodes the following:
- a CDS encoding restriction endonuclease-like protein, whose product is MRHSDIHHSGQIPFVKITTKDCTITISGKVETLNKDASESMFFSCTGQDIETVEVYHPEEGEHVQSSPLQPLFFENEQYEVMVVLKGTKELFLVNEMTGIKQKSRNVYGEGQSILFSTIFLQNEIGYTTFHVMSGIEKIIAFTLEIFPIKMDYKSDYLSMVKSINQSTYGMAYKLIGNTYLEGSLDLTVKEGNWLEFYHVLSHHFQPFMKYINQIEKQPTRTILKEKEFMRGDQLKKPDSLSIGYLRKHPNYFVPAKRGIRLKRNKYVIPNKAIGTSRSDTVDTLENQTMKWMLMTVENKLEQLFLHVMNRKEEYHGSMVKRNMIEEINRMQQAVKTVHSNFFWKQISTKSVYSIDRRIRQIPVYKEVCKYYMMLMRGITLNGEFYTLSLKNTAWLYEYWVYLRIRDLLQTHATLITHNSIKMIENGLFMNTGASHHAFVSNSGKRIYLFYQKEFRSKYTTTQRPDLVLAFEQSNGKYENYVFDAKYRVQRKNHKLIPKEEDLNTMHRYRDAILNSENERIIQKAIVLFPSNDKSSADLFLQSVEKVGVGALPFLPTNENIVKDFILGLLTKFN
- a CDS encoding DUF2750 domain-containing protein, yielding MMVEQSIFQQLVNASAHDRYTYFIEQVIKCKRVWIVLDEHNQVKMTGNDDNKRLVPVWPCKEYAQCCLQHAPSGCRVIAISLDTFMNELLLGMKKKGMLSSVFWNGLDTIIIGVDQLLFDLEWEIGKTEIIH
- a CDS encoding YndM family protein produces the protein MKHISIIVVKFISCIIAFAIGLDLFFDATFVDILSFSAFVTAASYILGDRIILPALGNKAATAFDFILTYMSVWVFGTILLNNYMQIAWGSILSATIITGVEVLVHRYSLAHFFQNRTRAVKRTEFRKGFAYSTEFAEEHDSDIHDPQKK